The following proteins are co-located in the Clostridiales bacterium genome:
- a CDS encoding ABC transporter permease, which produces MTNMKLKVSNLIPFIAFFGLFLVFSISTGGTVCSSYNMKVIIGQVIPIVLGGLGVMFVVSQGSVDLSIGGTAAVSATVGAMVAARYGFAFMFLVAIVIGILIGVINGIIITRFKVSSFMTTLAMLISLRGFLNYLLSKDVVFAPDGSAFLNGFYVQLAAMVIAIIIVGYLFEYTKTGRCCKAIGENETTSRYIGINVNKTRVISFIFSGVMASLVGVFQLCKLGGSSSTLGQFFEMRVMMAIFLGGVLVTGGMSSKIYKLIVGAFTIVVIENGLLISNVDGSISEAVQGILLMLVLFVTLRFSGGTVKSPKKATAAVQK; this is translated from the coding sequence ATGACAAATATGAAATTAAAGGTGAGCAATCTGATTCCTTTTATTGCATTCTTCGGTCTGTTTCTTGTCTTTAGCATTTCAACAGGCGGAACTGTCTGCAGCAGCTATAATATGAAGGTCATCATTGGTCAGGTAATTCCCATTGTGCTCGGTGGACTGGGCGTCATGTTTGTGGTTTCCCAGGGGAGTGTCGATCTCTCCATCGGCGGAACGGCTGCAGTTTCGGCTACAGTTGGAGCGATGGTAGCAGCCAGATACGGCTTCGCTTTCATGTTCCTTGTCGCTATTGTCATCGGGATTCTGATCGGTGTAATCAACGGGATCATTATTACCAGATTCAAAGTATCTTCATTTATGACAACCCTGGCAATGCTCATTTCCCTCAGAGGCTTTCTCAACTATCTGCTTTCAAAGGATGTGGTGTTTGCTCCTGATGGATCGGCATTTTTGAATGGATTTTACGTTCAGCTTGCAGCGATGGTTATTGCAATTATAATTGTAGGATACCTCTTTGAGTATACAAAGACAGGACGCTGCTGCAAGGCTATCGGAGAAAATGAAACCACCAGCAGATATATCGGGATCAATGTCAATAAGACCAGAGTCATTTCCTTTATCTTCTCTGGTGTTATGGCGTCCCTCGTCGGTGTTTTTCAGCTGTGCAAGCTGGGGGGATCAAGCTCTACGCTGGGGCAGTTCTTTGAAATGAGGGTTATGATGGCAATTTTTCTTGGAGGCGTTTTGGTTACCGGTGGTATGTCATCAAAGATCTATAAGTTGATTGTCGGGGCATTCACCATCGTCGTGATTGAAAACGGGCTCTTGATCAGCAACGTGGACGGCTCCATTTCCGAAGCTGTTCAGGGCATTTTGCTGATGCTGGTCCTGTTTGTCACACTTCGGTTCAGCGGAGGGACAGTAAAATCACCTAAAAAAGCAACAGCTGCTGTACAGAAATAA
- a CDS encoding sugar ABC transporter ATP-binding protein — MAGDHTGHDCYHFRNDRTEKRERGNQMMVQNESILQIENLNKSFGPTHANKNICFTLQKGEVRGLAGENGSGKSTLLSQIAGILCKDSGKMQKDGAAYDPKSPLEANENKIAIVVQELGLVNTLPAGINIFLGRTDQFSRFGIVNMKKVYQAANQQLEKWGLPAIPYHRLAGEMNVETRKMIELARALSTDPDILILDEVTQALSHDNRLRLYEIIKKFKEQGKSIILITHDLEEMIEITDTISILRDGELIGTETSSEINSDILKTKMVGRKLDGEYYRADAEERYEDEVILEVKNIVSEDGLADISFDVHKGEILGFCGLSDSGIHAVGKAVYGLSKLKTGTVCLKHKNIRICNQTQALQNGMAYVPKDRDHEALMMAASIRENFSMPSLDALRGPLGYLSTRKLNRMAEDAKNLFNVKCTGIDQPMNGLSGGNKQKVNLGRWLLKDPDVLVVDCPTRGVDVGVKAYLYQCLKNAKEKGVAIVLITDELSEAIGMSDNIAVMKNGKIVKTIKRSSHFSEEAIIEVMI, encoded by the coding sequence ATGGCAGGAGACCATACTGGGCATGATTGTTATCACTTTCGGAATGATCGCACAGAGAAAAGAGAAAGGGGTAATCAAATGATGGTGCAAAATGAATCCATACTGCAGATTGAAAATCTGAACAAAAGCTTCGGTCCTACCCATGCCAATAAAAACATCTGCTTCACACTTCAAAAGGGAGAGGTCAGAGGTTTGGCGGGAGAAAACGGATCAGGAAAATCCACACTGCTTTCCCAGATTGCCGGGATCCTATGTAAAGACTCGGGCAAAATGCAAAAGGATGGGGCCGCATACGATCCCAAATCACCCTTGGAGGCCAACGAAAATAAAATTGCCATTGTTGTTCAAGAGCTTGGGCTGGTTAATACACTGCCTGCCGGAATTAACATCTTTCTTGGGAGGACCGATCAGTTTTCACGCTTTGGTATCGTCAACATGAAGAAGGTCTATCAGGCAGCAAACCAGCAGCTTGAAAAGTGGGGGCTGCCGGCAATACCGTACCATCGGCTGGCGGGAGAAATGAATGTGGAAACACGCAAAATGATCGAGCTTGCCAGAGCGCTGTCAACGGATCCCGATATCCTGATCCTGGATGAAGTAACCCAGGCGCTGTCCCATGACAACCGCCTGCGCTTATATGAGATTATTAAAAAATTCAAAGAGCAGGGAAAGTCTATTATTTTAATTACCCACGATCTTGAAGAAATGATCGAAATAACTGATACGATTTCAATCCTTCGTGACGGTGAACTGATCGGAACAGAAACCAGTAGCGAAATCAATTCGGATATTCTGAAAACGAAGATGGTCGGCAGAAAATTGGACGGAGAGTACTACCGTGCAGACGCAGAAGAACGTTATGAGGATGAGGTTATTCTCGAAGTGAAAAATATCGTATCAGAGGATGGCCTTGCAGACATTTCGTTTGATGTACATAAGGGAGAGATCTTGGGATTCTGCGGTCTAAGTGATTCTGGCATTCATGCAGTGGGCAAGGCGGTCTACGGTCTGAGCAAATTGAAGACAGGAACTGTCTGCCTGAAACACAAAAATATAAGGATCTGCAATCAGACGCAAGCTCTCCAAAATGGGATGGCTTACGTTCCAAAGGATAGGGACCATGAGGCGCTGATGATGGCGGCATCTATCCGGGAGAACTTCAGCATGCCGTCACTGGATGCACTGAGAGGCCCCTTGGGGTATCTGAGTACCAGAAAGCTGAACCGAATGGCGGAAGATGCAAAGAATCTGTTCAATGTCAAGTGCACCGGCATCGACCAGCCTATGAACGGATTGAGCGGCGGTAATAAACAGAAGGTGAATCTGGGCAGATGGCTCTTGAAGGACCCCGATGTTCTCGTGGTGGACTGTCCTACTAGAGGAGTCGATGTAGGCGTCAAGGCATATTTGTACCAGTGCTTGAAAAATGCCAAGGAAAAGGGTGTCGCCATCGTGCTGATTACCGATGAACTGTCGGAAGCAATCGGGATGTCAGATAATATTGCCGTGATGAAAAACGGAAAAATCGTTAAAACCATTAAGAGAAGCTCGCATTTCAGTGAAGAAGCCATAATTGAGGTGATGATATGA
- a CDS encoding ABC transporter permease, translating into MNQEASSAAATKRIKAVIVIILVVLAFGILNRYVDGKFISVANFNVLITGSAIPTFVAWGLCFIFAAGITDFSIGAVLILSATVGGALGNEMGYPGLILGGILVGMVLLFINFQVYNITKIPSWIAGLGMTMIYEAVAAYYAKLRLAQGLQVVQLDPQLRALGHVPAVYFLLAAGLAAAYFLYNRTTAGLNVRAVGSNGTIAKMMGIHPIKALIIGGLIAGIFFGIAGVIKESYAGRVIAMTGLSSISTIFLPLAAVLLSQVLQKYINIIIAIPIATLFISSIFNLLTLLGVPSGTWQETILGMIVITFGMIAQRKEKGVIK; encoded by the coding sequence ATGAATCAAGAGGCTTCATCCGCTGCAGCAACAAAAAGGATCAAAGCGGTTATTGTGATTATCCTCGTTGTTCTAGCCTTTGGAATACTAAATCGTTACGTTGACGGCAAGTTTATCAGTGTTGCAAATTTCAATGTACTGATAACCGGATCAGCCATACCTACTTTTGTCGCTTGGGGTCTTTGTTTTATCTTTGCAGCAGGCATTACGGACTTCTCCATCGGAGCTGTTCTAATTCTTTCCGCTACAGTGGGCGGGGCTCTGGGAAATGAGATGGGCTATCCGGGATTGATCCTGGGAGGAATTCTTGTTGGCATGGTTTTACTTTTTATTAACTTTCAGGTGTACAACATTACGAAAATACCATCCTGGATTGCAGGTCTGGGGATGACAATGATATATGAGGCAGTTGCTGCTTACTATGCGAAGCTCAGGCTGGCGCAGGGCCTCCAGGTCGTGCAGCTGGATCCGCAGCTGCGTGCCCTTGGACATGTCCCCGCAGTTTACTTTCTGCTGGCGGCAGGACTAGCTGCCGCGTATTTTCTTTACAACCGGACCACCGCAGGACTGAATGTCAGAGCTGTGGGCAGCAATGGAACCATTGCAAAGATGATGGGGATCCATCCGATAAAGGCATTGATCATCGGAGGCTTAATTGCCGGAATCTTTTTTGGCATTGCAGGAGTGATCAAGGAGAGCTACGCCGGACGTGTGATCGCCATGACAGGCCTATCCAGCATCAGCACCATATTCCTGCCTTTGGCAGCAGTTTTGCTGTCCCAGGTACTTCAAAAGTATATCAATATTATTATCGCAATCCCAATTGCAACCTTATTTATCTCATCCATCTTTAATCTGCTGACCCTTCTGGGAGTGCCTTCCGGCACATGGCAGGAGACCATACTGGGCATGATTGTTATCACTTTCGGAATGATCGCACAGAGAAAAGAGAAAGGGGTAATCAAATGA
- a CDS encoding substrate-binding domain-containing protein, with protein MKSSIFKKLSLCLSVFLIASTMSACGSGGASTGDSDQSGSDKDGTAVYSIGYNNWGQGVFPLDIIEKETKNATEIFGNKLVVANDEFKADKVISDVQTMISSGVDGIQFFGISETMFNSVSQICQEAKVPFVLFDKIPSNEVLGKLKENPYFVGAISAEDKLAGKSIAEMALKDGCETAIIVAAAKGDSSHDLRIEGFVEAFTAGGGYVLGEAHCADPTEAVQKSNDLLTAYPDADCIYGTGGDFVDGALNALASRKDANMDPKIYGTDITPDIAQKMVDQQIDGVVGGQWVDGSLANMLLLNYLDGHPILGEDGKAPVFTNLPMCTLAPDQAGAFIKLLENNESPISDEEYQSLTYRFNPEVSYQTFFDFITNYNETFNAKLK; from the coding sequence ATGAAAAGTTCTATATTCAAAAAATTGAGCCTATGTCTATCTGTATTTTTGATTGCTAGCACCATGAGCGCATGTGGATCCGGGGGTGCAAGCACCGGGGATTCCGATCAATCCGGTTCTGACAAAGATGGCACAGCAGTATATTCCATCGGCTACAATAACTGGGGTCAGGGCGTATTTCCTTTGGATATCATCGAGAAAGAAACAAAAAATGCAACGGAGATATTCGGAAACAAGCTGGTGGTGGCAAATGATGAATTTAAAGCTGACAAGGTGATTTCTGACGTTCAGACGATGATCTCATCCGGTGTAGATGGAATTCAGTTCTTTGGCATCTCAGAAACCATGTTTAACTCGGTTTCTCAGATCTGTCAAGAGGCAAAGGTTCCTTTTGTTTTATTTGATAAGATTCCTTCCAATGAGGTTCTTGGAAAGCTGAAGGAGAATCCTTACTTTGTGGGAGCGATATCTGCAGAAGATAAACTGGCAGGTAAAAGCATCGCAGAGATGGCACTAAAGGATGGATGCGAAACTGCAATTATTGTGGCAGCAGCAAAAGGGGATTCCTCCCATGACCTCAGAATTGAAGGATTTGTTGAAGCATTCACAGCTGGTGGAGGCTATGTTCTAGGGGAAGCCCACTGCGCAGACCCCACGGAAGCCGTTCAGAAATCCAATGATCTGCTGACTGCCTACCCAGATGCAGACTGCATTTATGGTACAGGCGGTGACTTTGTGGATGGAGCGTTAAATGCGCTGGCAAGCAGAAAAGACGCAAACATGGACCCCAAAATCTACGGCACAGATATTACACCTGATATCGCACAAAAAATGGTGGATCAACAGATTGATGGTGTTGTAGGCGGACAGTGGGTTGACGGTTCTCTTGCGAATATGCTGCTTCTCAACTATCTTGACGGTCATCCAATCCTAGGCGAAGACGGAAAAGCTCCGGTGTTTACAAACCTTCCCATGTGTACCCTTGCTCCAGATCAGGCGGGTGCCTTCATCAAGCTTCTGGAAAACAACGAAAGTCCCATTTCAGACGAAGAGTATCAGAGCTTAACGTATCGATTCAATCCCGAAGTGAGCTATCAGACATTCTTTGACTTTATTACAAATTATAACGAAACCTTTAATGCAAAATTAAAATAA
- a CDS encoding GntR family transcriptional regulator, with translation MEHKVAKYIQIKEDIIGDIKSGLLQPGDKVDSESALKKRYNVSTITVRKAFNDLISEGYLMGVQGVGTFVTKKQMTRGLTSISFSDELLQQGYQIGMLVDLIEEVRNPSVAEKLEIPADQSMICVRRVRLANDEPIAYQSSFVDSRILSLDQAERIRETGSFYKTLKDAKIFPVWASENYSVKQVTDGRIAKLMNMKKNTDTFFVKRLAFDEFDKVIEYAETHFNKDWYSVTINIKI, from the coding sequence ATGGAACATAAAGTTGCAAAGTACATTCAGATCAAGGAAGATATCATAGGTGATATTAAATCGGGACTTTTGCAGCCTGGCGACAAAGTGGACAGCGAGTCCGCCCTGAAAAAACGATACAATGTATCCACCATCACGGTCAGGAAAGCCTTCAATGATTTGATCAGCGAGGGATATCTTATGGGTGTGCAGGGCGTTGGTACCTTTGTCACCAAGAAGCAGATGACTCGCGGACTGACTTCCATCAGCTTCAGCGATGAACTACTGCAGCAAGGTTATCAGATCGGAATGCTCGTGGATCTCATCGAAGAGGTGCGAAACCCCAGTGTTGCGGAAAAATTAGAAATTCCTGCCGATCAATCGATGATCTGTGTACGAAGAGTGAGACTTGCCAATGACGAACCCATCGCCTATCAAAGCTCCTTTGTTGACAGCAGAATCCTGAGCCTTGATCAGGCAGAGCGAATCAGAGAGACTGGGTCTTTTTATAAAACCTTAAAGGACGCAAAAATTTTTCCTGTCTGGGCAAGTGAAAACTATTCCGTCAAACAGGTGACCGATGGCAGGATTGCAAAACTCATGAATATGAAGAAGAATACAGACACCTTTTTTGTCAAGAGGCTTGCCTTCGATGAATTTGATAAAGTCATCGAGTACGCAGAGACACATTTCAATAAGGATTGGTATTCTGTTACCATAAATATTAAAATTTGA
- a CDS encoding HPr family phosphocarrier protein yields the protein MYSENIIVQNKTGLHARPAATFVQTAAKFKSIVTIEKDSKKANAKSMLAVLALGVSKDAEIKIIAEGEDENHAVKTLKELVESKFGEE from the coding sequence ATGTATTCAGAAAATATTATCGTTCAGAATAAGACAGGACTTCACGCACGGCCCGCAGCAACCTTTGTACAAACTGCGGCAAAGTTTAAATCCATCGTTACTATTGAGAAGGACTCGAAAAAAGCTAACGCTAAATCTATGCTTGCAGTACTCGCCCTTGGTGTTTCCAAGGACGCGGAAATCAAAATTATAGCGGAGGGTGAAGACGAAAATCATGCAGTGAAGACACTGAAAGAGCTAGTGGAATCAAAATTCGGTGAAGAATAG
- a CDS encoding PTS sugar transporter subunit IIA, with translation MKRMIVVGHGGYAEGVRLNMEMIAGVPEQMYFFDLRKGEDLADLENRIKTQLESFGADEVLFACDLLGASPFRVAAMQCAEHPGRYFAVAGLNTMAFLETSMNLDSELSIEELANLSMETAKTAIARFPE, from the coding sequence ATGAAACGAATGATCGTTGTCGGGCACGGTGGCTATGCCGAAGGTGTCAGACTAAATATGGAAATGATTGCCGGAGTTCCGGAACAAATGTATTTTTTCGATCTGAGAAAAGGAGAGGATCTGGCTGACCTTGAAAATCGAATTAAAACACAGCTGGAAAGCTTTGGAGCTGATGAAGTTCTGTTTGCCTGCGATCTTCTTGGCGCATCTCCTTTCCGTGTGGCTGCGATGCAGTGTGCAGAGCACCCCGGAAGATATTTTGCTGTTGCAGGATTAAATACCATGGCGTTTCTTGAGACTAGCATGAACCTGGACAGCGAACTCTCCATCGAAGAATTGGCAAACCTTTCTATGGAAACAGCAAAGACTGCAATCGCGAGATTTCCCGAATAA